Within Bacillota bacterium, the genomic segment ACGTAGCGATAATGGACCGAGAGTAATGGCAATTATCAGGAACCTGGTTATGAATATATTGAGAATGCTTGGTATTACGAATATCACCCAGTGTTTAAGAGAAAATGCCTTAGACAGGTCAAGAGTGTTTGCAATGCTGGGGGTTAGATAAATTTCTAAAAAAGTCCGGAATAGGTTATGGAAGATGAGCTCAACCGGCAGACTTATGCCCAAAGGTACGTTCTGTTGTACCGAATAATGCAATTCACTTCTTAAATAGCATATGAAGATGCTTTTTTTGAATAAGACCTGTTTTTCAACACGAA encodes:
- a CDS encoding transposase, producing MRGHWTIENKVHYVRDMAFDEDRSQIRSDNGPRVMAIIRNLVMNILRMLGITNITQCLRENALDRSRVFAMLGVR